CGGGCAGCGGCGAGATCAGGTCCATGTTGGCGTCATAGTAGGAGTCCAGGGTGCCTACGTCCCGCCAGTACTGGTGATCACTGCCGGTGGCACCGGGAATCACGTTCTGGGTGAAGTCGTATACGGCCGCGTCCTGCCGCTCCACGAAGTAGGGGATGATGTCCCCGCCCATGTCGTGCTTGGTGATCAGCCGCTCGGCATCGGCCTGCAGGGCTTCGACCAGGGCGTCGGTGTTGAAGACGTAGTTGCCCATGGACGCAAGGAAGCTGCCCGGATCATCCGGCAGCCCGGGGGTGGTCTCGGGCTTCTCCACGAACGCGGAAATCATGCCGGGATTTGCCGGGTCCGTTTCGATGACGCCAAACTGATCCGCCAGATGCAGCGGCTGCCGCACGGCGGCCACGCTGACCGAGGCTCCGGAGGCAATATGCGCCTCAACCATCTGCGAGAAGTCCATTCGGTACACGTGGTCCGCACCGATCACCACGACGATGTCCGGCTGGGCGTCATCGATCAGGTTCATGGACTGGTAGATGGCGTTCGCGCTGCCCAGGAACCAGCTTTTGCCGACGCGCTGCTGCGCCGGAACCGAGGCCACATAGTTCTGCAGCTGCGTGGACAGCCGCCAGGTCTCGGAAATGTGCCGGTCAAGGCTGTGCGACTTGTACTGGGTGAGGACCACTATCTGCAGGTACCCGGAATTCACCAGATTTGACAGTGCGAAGTCGATAAGCCGGTACCGCCCGGCAAAGGGAACCGCGGGTTTTGCGCGGTCCGCCGTCAACGGCATCAGCCGTTTGCCCTCCCCACCTGCAAGGACTACTGCCAGGACCTTCTTAGGCGCCATTGTCTTGAACCTCTTCCGCAAAAAAATAAGTCTACTGACTTCACACTAGATCACACGTTGCCCGGTGCACTACGTTGGTTTAGTGCGAGTAGATATTGTGTCGAAGGAATTCCCGCCGGAAATCTACGGAGGAGCAGGCGTTCACGTCGCCGAGCTTAGCCGTGTCCTGGCCGGAGAAGTAGATCTCCATGTGCATTGTTTCGGGGCCGAACGCCCGGAGGATTTCCATGGAGCGAAAGTAACCGCGTACCCCGTGCCGGCGGAGCTGGACAGCGCCAACCCGGCCGTACAGACCCTGGGTACGGACCTTGAAATCCTGGGCGGGCTGGCCGGCGCCGACCTGGTCCATTCCCACACCTGGTACGCCAACATGGCCGGCCATCTGGGCTCGCTGCTGCACGGCATCCCGCATGTCCTGAGTGCGCACAGCCTGGAGCCCCTGCGGCCGTGGAAGGCCGAACAGCTGGGCGGCGGCTACGCGGTGTCCTCCTGGGTGGAGAAAACCGCCTACGAGGCCGCCGCCGCGATCATCGCCGTCTCCGAGGGCATGCGCCAGGACATCCTGCGCAGCTACCCGGACGTGGATCCGGCCAAGGTCAAGGTGGTCCACAACGGCATTGACGTTGAGCAGTGGCAGCCGGTTATCGACCCCGACGGCGTCCGCTCCTTCGACATTGACCCGGACCGTCCCAGCGTGGTCTTTGTGGGCAGGAACACCCGGCAGAAGGGCGTGCCCTACCTGCTGCGCGCCGCAGCGCTGCTGCCGCCGGAGGTCCAGCTGGTCCTCTGCCTCGGTGCCGCGGATACGCCCGAGCTCGCGGCCGAAACAGCCGCCCTGATTGAGGACCTGCGGCGCACCCGTACCGGCGTCATCGTGATCGAGCGGATGCTGCCGCGGGCCGAGCTGATCCGGATCCTCTCCATTGCCACCGTCTTCGCCTGCCCGTCCGTCTACGAACCGCTGGGCATCGTGAACCTTGAAGCCATGGCCTGCGGCACCGCCGTCGTCGCCAGTGCCACGGGCGGCATCCCGGAGGTGGTCGAGGACGGCGTCACCGGGCTGCTGGTACCCATTGACCAGGTCACCGACGGCACCGGCACCCCGCTGGACCCGGAAGCCTTTGTCCGCGACTTCGCCGCAGCCCTGACTACTGTGGTGGCCGATCCGGACCTGGCCCGCCGCATGGG
This Arthrobacter sp. zg-Y20 DNA region includes the following protein-coding sequences:
- the glgC gene encoding glucose-1-phosphate adenylyltransferase — its product is MAPKKVLAVVLAGGEGKRLMPLTADRAKPAVPFAGRYRLIDFALSNLVNSGYLQIVVLTQYKSHSLDRHISETWRLSTQLQNYVASVPAQQRVGKSWFLGSANAIYQSMNLIDDAQPDIVVVIGADHVYRMDFSQMVEAHIASGASVSVAAVRQPLHLADQFGVIETDPANPGMISAFVEKPETTPGLPDDPGSFLASMGNYVFNTDALVEALQADAERLITKHDMGGDIIPYFVERQDAAVYDFTQNVIPGATGSDHQYWRDVGTLDSYYDANMDLISPLPAFNLYNLKWPIYTRQSVSPPAKFVRSASEQAGTAFDSIVSDGTVISGGTVTGSVLAQDVYVDHNAVVTDSVLMDKVYVGEGAVVRRAIIDKNVRIPAGATVGVDRELDLRRGFTVTESGLTVLSKGQRVPVEAPAE
- the glgA gene encoding glycogen synthase, with the translated sequence MRVDIVSKEFPPEIYGGAGVHVAELSRVLAGEVDLHVHCFGAERPEDFHGAKVTAYPVPAELDSANPAVQTLGTDLEILGGLAGADLVHSHTWYANMAGHLGSLLHGIPHVLSAHSLEPLRPWKAEQLGGGYAVSSWVEKTAYEAAAAIIAVSEGMRQDILRSYPDVDPAKVKVVHNGIDVEQWQPVIDPDGVRSFDIDPDRPSVVFVGRNTRQKGVPYLLRAAALLPPEVQLVLCLGAADTPELAAETAALIEDLRRTRTGVIVIERMLPRAELIRILSIATVFACPSVYEPLGIVNLEAMACGTAVVASATGGIPEVVEDGVTGLLVPIDQVTDGTGTPLDPEAFVRDFAAALTTVVADPDLARRMGEAGRLRATDQFSWESIAEATLDVYRSVLA